One Actinomadura viridis genomic region harbors:
- a CDS encoding bifunctional [glutamine synthetase] adenylyltransferase/[glutamine synthetase]-adenylyl-L-tyrosine phosphorylase, with protein sequence MSVPWTPDRRPSLTGRLARLGFTDAGRAERSLLEAGGEGGGGPSDELLDALGATADPDLALQGLLRLLAAADEAGAGGELRAVLDKDTATRERLLAVLGVSAALGDHLARHPDHWRALRDDGPIQAVPAERAVPVSATAPATAPATAPATEQGTEQATAPGAAPDAAAGAVPGAEEGAPVTRPPAEALRAALLNAVGADPVAPDPVARDAGPRSLVALRAEYRRHLLALAGRDLTGVADVGEVAAELADLAAAALEAGLAIARAEVPEHGTCRLAVIGMGKCGGRELNYVSDVDVIFVAEAREGADEDAALRAAGRLASAMMRACSASTPEGSLWEVDAALRPEGKSGPLVRTLASHRAYYERWAKTWEFQALLKARPVAGDPELGDRYLATITPLVWKAAAGERFVEDVQAMRRRVETHLNQRTAEAERQLKLGPGGLRDVEFAVQLLQLVHGRADEDLHEANTLEALSRLSQGGYVGRDDAAALTSAYRFLRRVEHLVQLHRLRRTHLVPDDPAGLRRLGRALGLRTEPIGEFTALWRRHAREVRRIHEKLFYRPLLRAVARLPEEEARLTPEAARTRLVALGYNDPAGALRHIEALSSGVSRRAAIQRTLLPVMLGWFADAPDPDAGLLGFRKVSDALGTTPWYLRLLRDEVSVAERMAWVLGSSRYATDLLLRAPEAVTMLGDAAGLAPRPYDALRTEALAAVRRHADGAGGGLARAAAEDAVAVVRGLRRRELFRVAVADLLEMTDVRAVGEALTDIAAVTVEAALRAAVSEIEAERGGPLPTRMAVVAMGRFGGHELGYGSDADVMFVHDPLPGADEREAGRAAHAVAEELRRLLALPAPDPPLEIDPNLRPEGRQGPLVRTLASYAAYYARWSEPWESQALLRADPIIGDPELCERFRALIDPVRWPEDGIDDDAVRQIRRLKARMESERLPRGVDRRLHTKMGPGGLADVEWVAQLLQLRHAHEFPALRTTRTLATLEAATAARLLDGEDARELAEAWRLATRIRGTMMLVRGRASDLLPTDHHKERSAVTRVLDYPGTGDLLEDYRRHARRARAVVDRVFYGVT encoded by the coding sequence GTGAGCGTGCCCTGGACACCTGATCGCCGTCCCTCTCTCACCGGGCGCCTGGCCCGGCTGGGTTTCACCGACGCGGGGCGCGCGGAGCGCTCCCTGCTGGAGGCCGGAGGCGAGGGGGGCGGCGGGCCCTCCGACGAGCTGCTGGACGCCCTGGGCGCCACGGCCGACCCCGACCTGGCCCTGCAGGGGCTGCTGCGGCTGCTGGCCGCCGCGGACGAGGCCGGGGCGGGCGGGGAGCTGCGGGCCGTCCTGGACAAGGACACCGCGACCCGGGAGCGGCTGCTGGCCGTCCTGGGCGTGAGCGCCGCGCTCGGCGACCATCTCGCCCGCCACCCGGATCACTGGCGGGCCCTGCGCGACGATGGACCGATCCAAGCGGTTCCCGCCGAGCGCGCCGTCCCGGTGTCCGCCACCGCGCCCGCCACCGCGCCCGCCACCGCGCCCGCCACCGAGCAAGGCACCGAGCAAGCCACCGCCCCCGGTGCCGCCCCGGATGCCGCCGCCGGCGCCGTTCCCGGCGCGGAGGAGGGCGCCCCCGTGACCCGCCCGCCCGCCGAGGCGCTCCGCGCCGCTCTGCTGAACGCCGTGGGCGCCGACCCCGTGGCGCCCGACCCGGTGGCGCGGGACGCCGGGCCGCGATCCCTGGTGGCACTGCGCGCCGAGTACCGGCGGCACCTGCTGGCCCTCGCGGGCCGCGACCTGACCGGTGTCGCGGACGTCGGCGAGGTGGCCGCCGAACTGGCCGACCTGGCCGCCGCCGCCCTGGAGGCGGGCCTGGCCATCGCCCGCGCCGAGGTCCCCGAGCACGGCACCTGCCGGCTGGCGGTGATCGGCATGGGCAAGTGCGGCGGCCGGGAGCTCAACTACGTCAGCGACGTCGACGTGATCTTCGTGGCGGAGGCCCGGGAGGGCGCCGACGAGGACGCCGCGCTGCGCGCCGCCGGCCGCCTCGCCTCCGCCATGATGCGCGCCTGCTCGGCCTCCACGCCCGAGGGCTCCCTCTGGGAGGTGGACGCGGCCCTGCGGCCCGAGGGCAAGTCCGGGCCCCTGGTCCGCACCCTGGCCAGCCACCGCGCCTACTACGAGCGCTGGGCCAAGACCTGGGAGTTCCAGGCCCTCCTCAAGGCCCGGCCCGTCGCCGGCGACCCCGAGCTGGGCGACCGCTACCTCGCCACCATCACCCCGCTGGTCTGGAAGGCCGCCGCGGGGGAGCGGTTCGTCGAGGACGTCCAGGCCATGCGGCGCCGCGTGGAGACCCATCTCAACCAGCGCACCGCCGAGGCCGAACGCCAGCTGAAACTGGGCCCGGGCGGGCTGCGGGACGTGGAGTTCGCCGTCCAGCTGCTCCAGCTGGTGCACGGCCGGGCGGACGAGGACCTCCACGAGGCCAACACGCTGGAGGCGCTGAGCAGGCTGTCCCAGGGCGGGTACGTGGGACGCGACGACGCCGCCGCGCTCACCTCCGCCTACCGCTTCCTGCGGCGCGTGGAGCACCTCGTCCAGCTGCACCGGCTGCGCCGTACCCACCTGGTCCCCGACGACCCCGCCGGCCTGCGCCGCCTCGGCCGCGCACTGGGCCTGCGCACCGAGCCGATCGGCGAGTTCACCGCGCTGTGGCGCCGGCACGCCCGCGAGGTGCGCCGCATCCACGAGAAGCTCTTCTACCGCCCGCTGCTGCGCGCCGTGGCCAGGCTCCCGGAGGAGGAGGCCCGGCTCACCCCGGAGGCCGCCAGGACCCGGCTGGTGGCGCTGGGCTACAACGACCCCGCCGGGGCGCTGCGGCACATCGAGGCGCTCAGCTCGGGGGTCTCGCGCCGCGCCGCCATCCAGCGGACCCTGCTGCCGGTGATGCTCGGCTGGTTCGCCGACGCCCCCGACCCCGACGCGGGCCTGCTCGGCTTCCGCAAGGTCAGCGACGCCCTCGGCACCACCCCGTGGTACCTGCGGCTGCTGCGCGACGAGGTCAGCGTGGCCGAGCGGATGGCCTGGGTGCTGGGCTCCAGCCGCTACGCCACCGACCTGCTGCTGCGCGCCCCCGAGGCGGTGACCATGCTGGGCGACGCCGCCGGGCTGGCCCCGCGGCCGTACGACGCGCTGCGCACCGAGGCGCTGGCCGCCGTGCGCCGGCACGCCGACGGCGCGGGCGGCGGCCTCGCGCGGGCGGCGGCCGAGGACGCGGTCGCGGTGGTGCGCGGGCTGCGCCGCCGCGAGCTGTTCCGGGTCGCCGTGGCCGACCTGCTGGAGATGACCGACGTCCGCGCGGTCGGCGAGGCGCTCACCGACATCGCCGCCGTCACGGTCGAGGCCGCGCTGCGGGCCGCCGTCAGCGAGATCGAGGCCGAGCGCGGCGGGCCGCTGCCGACCCGGATGGCGGTCGTGGCGATGGGCCGGTTCGGCGGCCACGAGCTGGGCTACGGCAGCGACGCCGACGTGATGTTCGTGCACGACCCGCTGCCCGGCGCCGACGAGCGGGAGGCGGGCCGCGCCGCCCACGCGGTGGCCGAGGAACTGCGCAGGCTGCTGGCGCTGCCGGCCCCCGACCCGCCGCTGGAGATCGACCCCAACCTGCGGCCGGAGGGCCGGCAGGGGCCGCTCGTGCGCACGCTGGCGTCCTACGCCGCCTACTACGCCCGCTGGTCGGAGCCCTGGGAGAGCCAGGCGCTGCTGCGCGCCGACCCGATCATCGGCGACCCGGAGCTGTGCGAGCGCTTCCGCGCCCTGATCGACCCGGTCCGGTGGCCGGAGGACGGCATCGACGACGACGCCGTACGGCAGATCCGGCGGCTCAAGGCGCGGATGGAGTCCGAGCGGCTGCCGCGCGGCGTGGACCGGCGGCTGCACACCAAGATGGGACCCGGCGGGCTGGCGGACGTGGAATGGGTGGCGCAGCTGCTCCAGCTCCGCCACGCGCACGAGTTCCCCGCCCTGCGGACCACCCGTACCCTCGCCACGCTGGAGGCCGCCACCGCGGCCCGCCTGCTCGACGGGGAGGACGCCCGGGAACTGGCCGAGGCGTGGCGGCTGGCGACCCGCATCAGGGGCACGATGATGCTGGTCCGGGGGCGCGCCTCGGACCTGCTGCCCACCGACCACCACAAGGAGCGCAGCGCCGTCACCCGCGTCCTGGACTACCCCGGCACCGGCGACCTGCTGGAGGACTACCGCAGGCACGCCCGCCGGGCCCGCGCCGTCGTGGACCGCGTCTTCTACGGGGTCACCTGA
- a CDS encoding phosphatase PAP2 family protein — MAQTAPATPRGREDEARRGAPRHDGRPPLPRALVAPPVWRELLLIALFYTAYTLTRLVLVQDGTGPAFAHADQILAAERSLGIDVELGLNQTLLQLPWLARAANIFYATAHFAVTLGVVIWLYRGRPHDYRWLRTGIMVATGVALIGFWLYPLAPPRFLHDEGFVDPVTALQSMGLYASDASATFTNQYAAMPSMHAGWAVWCGFVLVRLATRRWVKALGVLYPLTTVLVILATANHYLVDAVAGFALIAAALGLSWVLYHRYPAELRRLGGRVRGARRPVR; from the coding sequence ATGGCGCAAACCGCCCCGGCGACCCCCCGAGGCCGCGAAGACGAGGCCCGCCGCGGCGCCCCGCGGCACGACGGACGCCCACCCCTGCCGCGGGCGCTCGTCGCTCCCCCGGTATGGCGGGAACTGCTGCTGATCGCGCTCTTCTACACCGCCTACACGCTCACGCGCCTCGTGCTGGTCCAGGACGGCACGGGCCCGGCGTTCGCGCACGCCGACCAGATCCTGGCCGCCGAGCGGTCCCTGGGGATCGACGTCGAGCTGGGCCTGAACCAGACGCTGCTGCAGCTGCCCTGGCTCGCCCGCGCCGCGAACATCTTCTACGCCACCGCGCACTTCGCGGTGACGCTCGGCGTGGTGATCTGGCTGTACCGCGGCCGCCCGCACGACTACCGCTGGCTGCGCACCGGGATCATGGTGGCGACCGGGGTGGCGCTGATCGGCTTCTGGCTCTACCCGCTGGCCCCGCCGCGCTTCCTGCACGACGAGGGGTTCGTCGACCCGGTCACGGCGCTGCAGTCGATGGGGCTGTACGCCAGCGACGCGTCGGCGACGTTCACCAACCAGTACGCGGCGATGCCCTCGATGCACGCCGGCTGGGCCGTGTGGTGCGGCTTCGTGCTGGTGCGGCTGGCCACCCGCCGCTGGGTCAAGGCCCTCGGGGTGCTCTACCCGCTGACCACGGTGCTGGTCATCCTGGCCACCGCCAACCACTACCTGGTGGACGCGGTCGCGGGGTTCGCGCTGATCGCCGCCGCGCTGGGCCTGTCCTGGGTGCTCTACCACCGGTACCCGGCCGAGCTGAGGAGGCTGGGCGGGCGGGTGCGCGGCGCCCGGCGGCCGGTCAGGTGA
- a CDS encoding OsmC family protein: MATVNVRRTDDGFEATNERGARVAIGSADEEGVFSPVELLLAALGGCELVTVEPLTAQRGHRLVRLAATVRAEKIATSRLGTVTVEYDVELPEGDEKAAEVFAAVARRVHASYCTVGNALKEPMTVEQVLPE, from the coding sequence ATGGCCACGGTGAACGTGCGGCGTACCGACGACGGGTTCGAGGCGACCAACGAGCGCGGCGCGCGGGTGGCGATCGGCTCGGCCGACGAGGAGGGCGTGTTCTCGCCCGTGGAGCTGCTGCTGGCGGCGCTGGGCGGCTGCGAGCTGGTCACCGTGGAGCCGCTGACGGCGCAGCGCGGTCACCGGCTGGTGAGGCTGGCCGCGACCGTCCGGGCCGAGAAGATCGCCACCAGCCGGCTGGGCACCGTGACCGTCGAGTACGACGTGGAGCTGCCGGAGGGCGACGAGAAGGCGGCCGAGGTCTTCGCCGCGGTGGCCCGGCGGGTGCACGCGAGCTACTGCACGGTCGGCAACGCCCTCAAGGAGCCCATGACGGTGGAGCAGGTCCTGCCCGAGTAG
- the glnA gene encoding type I glutamate--ammonia ligase → MFSSAEEVLSYIRDEGVRFVDCRFVDLPGKMQHFTFPVESFGEGVFTDGLMFDGSSVRGFQEIHESDMLLLPDPSTAVLDPFRQHKTLILNFFVHDPLTGEPYSRDPRNIARKAQDYLRGTGIADTCYFGPEAEFYIFDDVRFQTKENAGYYYLDSVEGAWNTGREEPGGNLGAKPPYKGGYFPVPPMDHYTDLRSEMVAQLLGSGIHVEMQHHEVGTAGQAEIDFRFDTLLKTADNLMLYKYIVKNVARAAGKTVTFMPKPIFGDNGSGMHCHQSLWKDGSPLFYDEVGYAGLSDNARYYIGGLLKHAPSLLAFTNPTVNSYHRLVPGFEAPVNLVYSQRNRSACIRVPITGSNPKAKRLEFRVPDPSCNPYLAFSAMLMAGLDGIKNKIEPAEPVDKDLYELPPEEARAIPQVPGSLDAVLDALESDHDYLLEGGVFTPDLVETYIAMKREFEIDPIRLRPHPHEFELYYDI, encoded by the coding sequence ATGTTCAGCAGCGCCGAAGAGGTCCTGAGCTATATCAGGGACGAAGGTGTGCGATTCGTCGACTGCCGCTTCGTGGACCTGCCCGGGAAGATGCAGCACTTCACGTTCCCCGTGGAGAGTTTCGGCGAGGGCGTCTTCACCGACGGGCTCATGTTCGACGGGTCCTCGGTCCGCGGGTTCCAGGAGATCCACGAGTCGGACATGCTCCTGCTCCCGGACCCGAGCACGGCGGTGCTCGACCCGTTCCGCCAGCACAAGACGCTGATCCTGAACTTCTTCGTGCACGACCCCCTCACCGGCGAGCCCTACAGCCGCGACCCCCGCAACATCGCGCGCAAGGCGCAGGACTACCTGCGCGGCACGGGGATCGCCGACACCTGCTACTTCGGCCCCGAGGCGGAGTTCTACATCTTCGACGACGTCCGCTTCCAGACCAAGGAGAACGCGGGCTACTACTACCTCGACTCGGTGGAGGGCGCCTGGAACACCGGGCGCGAGGAGCCGGGCGGCAACCTCGGCGCCAAGCCCCCCTACAAGGGCGGCTACTTCCCGGTCCCGCCGATGGACCACTACACCGACCTTCGGTCGGAGATGGTCGCCCAGCTGCTCGGCTCGGGCATCCACGTCGAGATGCAGCACCACGAGGTCGGCACCGCGGGCCAGGCCGAGATCGACTTCCGCTTCGACACGCTGCTGAAGACGGCCGACAACCTGATGCTCTACAAGTACATCGTGAAGAACGTCGCGCGCGCCGCCGGCAAGACGGTGACGTTCATGCCCAAGCCGATCTTCGGTGACAACGGCTCGGGCATGCACTGCCACCAGTCGCTGTGGAAGGACGGCTCGCCGCTGTTCTACGACGAGGTCGGCTACGCCGGCCTGTCGGACAACGCGCGCTACTACATCGGCGGCCTGCTCAAGCACGCGCCGTCGCTGCTGGCCTTCACCAACCCGACGGTGAACTCCTACCACCGCCTGGTGCCGGGCTTCGAGGCCCCGGTCAACCTGGTGTACTCGCAGCGCAACCGGTCGGCCTGCATCCGCGTGCCGATCACCGGCTCCAACCCCAAGGCCAAGCGGCTGGAGTTCCGGGTGCCGGACCCCTCCTGCAACCCCTACCTGGCCTTCTCGGCGATGCTGATGGCCGGTCTCGACGGCATCAAGAACAAGATCGAGCCCGCCGAGCCGGTGGACAAGGACCTCTACGAGCTTCCGCCGGAGGAGGCCCGCGCCATCCCGCAGGTGCCGGGCTCGCTGGACGCGGTGCTGGACGCGCTGGAGTCCGACCACGACTACCTGCTGGAGGGCGGTGTCTTCACGCCCGACCTGGTGGAGACCTACATCGCCATGAAGCGCGAGTTCGAGATCGACCCGATCCGGCTCCGCCCGCACCCCCACGAGTTCGAGCTGTACTACGACATCTAG